From one Neofelis nebulosa isolate mNeoNeb1 chromosome 4, mNeoNeb1.pri, whole genome shotgun sequence genomic stretch:
- the NUP42 gene encoding nucleoporin NUP42 isoform X2, producing the protein MEVWESSGQWMFSVYSPVKKKPNISGFTDISPEELRLEYHNYLTSNNLQSYLNSLQQLINQWRNRVNELKNLNTSANLASLSDVKGGVNQAAATFGFGSMQGITFGPPGFPVHNSSSANAQNFSFKPSSGFASAASGSPSVFGNTPAFGAAPPASSAITTSTPTFGFGKPAITSAASFSFKSPVASGFGSPGFSGFPAPMAAGSVGAPAFGSGNSVAGFGNLGSHSHSAFSKSSSDTFGNSSISTSLPVSNGSITTDNVLFTPKDQLTAEELEQFQSKKFTLGKIPLKPPPVELLNI; encoded by the exons ATGGAAGTTTGGGAATCATCAGGGCAGTGGATGTTTTCTGTTTATTCGCCAGTGAAAAAGAAGCCTAATATTTCAG GTTTTACAGACATTTCACCAGAGGAATTGAGGCTTGAATACCATAACTACTTAACCAGCAATAACTTACAGAGTTAT CTAAATTCCCTCCAACAGTTAATAAATCAGTGGAGAAACAGagtaaatgaactgaaaaatctAAATACATCGGCTAACTTAGCTTCG ctctCAGATGTAAAGGGTGGAGTAAATCAAGCAGCAGCTACATTTGGATTTGGCAGTATGCAAGGAATAACATTTGGGCCACCAG gttttccaGTGCATAACAGCAGCAGTGCTAATGCTCAGAATTTTAGTTTTAAACCAAGCTCTGGATTTGCCTCTGCCGCTTCTGGAAGTCCTTCTGTGTTTGGGAATACTCCAGCGTTTGGAGCCGCACCCCCTGCCAGTTCTGCCATCACTACTTCCACTCCAACATTCGGATTTGGGAAACCTGCAATCACAtctgctgcttcattttcttttaaaagtcctGTAGCTTCCGGTTTTGGATCACCTGGATTTTCAGGATTTCCAGCTCCCATGGCAGCAGGCTCTGTTGGAGCCCCAGCCTTTGGAAGTGGCAATTCTGTGGCTGGTTTTGGTAATCTAGGCTCACATTCTCACAGTGCTTTTTCCAAGTCATCCAGTGACACCTTTGGAAATAGCAGCATATCCACCTCTTTACCAGTCTCAAATGGCAGCATCACAACAGATAATGTGTTATTCACACCCAAGGATCAACTAACAGCAGAAGAACTGGAGCAGTTTCAATCCAAGAAATTTACTCTGGGAAAAATTCCATTAAAGCCACCACCTGTGGAACTTCTAAATATTTGA
- the NUP42 gene encoding nucleoporin NUP42 isoform X1 has product MTICQFFLQGRCRFGDRCWNEHPGAGGAGGGRQQQPSGSNRRGWNPSSQRYSSVIQPSSFSKSTPWGGSRDQEKPSFSSSDSGASTSRNRGFGLSQNPFASPSSDEQKDEKKLLEGIIKDMEVWESSGQWMFSVYSPVKKKPNISGFTDISPEELRLEYHNYLTSNNLQSYLNSLQQLINQWRNRVNELKNLNTSANLASLSDVKGGVNQAAATFGFGSMQGITFGPPGFPVHNSSSANAQNFSFKPSSGFASAASGSPSVFGNTPAFGAAPPASSAITTSTPTFGFGKPAITSAASFSFKSPVASGFGSPGFSGFPAPMAAGSVGAPAFGSGNSVAGFGNLGSHSHSAFSKSSSDTFGNSSISTSLPVSNGSITTDNVLFTPKDQLTAEELEQFQSKKFTLGKIPLKPPPVELLNI; this is encoded by the exons ATGACCATTTGTCAATTCTTCCTTCAAGGCCGGTGCCGCTTTGGAGACCGGTGCTGGAACGAACATCCCGGCGCCGGGGGTGCGGGCGGGGGACGGCAGCAACAGCCCTCAG gtagTAACAGACGTGGATGGAATCCCTCCAGCCAGAGATACTCCAGTGTTATCCAGCCATCCAGCTTCTCCAAATCCACACCATGGGGGGGCAGCAGAGATCAAGAAAAGCCATCTTTCAGTTCTTCGGATTCTGGAGCTTCAACTAGCAGGAACAGGGGATTTGGACTATCCCAGAATCCATTTGCTTCACCCAGCTCTGATgagcagaaagatgaaaagaaacttCT agaaggaaTTATAAAAGATATGGAAGTTTGGGAATCATCAGGGCAGTGGATGTTTTCTGTTTATTCGCCAGTGAAAAAGAAGCCTAATATTTCAG GTTTTACAGACATTTCACCAGAGGAATTGAGGCTTGAATACCATAACTACTTAACCAGCAATAACTTACAGAGTTAT CTAAATTCCCTCCAACAGTTAATAAATCAGTGGAGAAACAGagtaaatgaactgaaaaatctAAATACATCGGCTAACTTAGCTTCG ctctCAGATGTAAAGGGTGGAGTAAATCAAGCAGCAGCTACATTTGGATTTGGCAGTATGCAAGGAATAACATTTGGGCCACCAG gttttccaGTGCATAACAGCAGCAGTGCTAATGCTCAGAATTTTAGTTTTAAACCAAGCTCTGGATTTGCCTCTGCCGCTTCTGGAAGTCCTTCTGTGTTTGGGAATACTCCAGCGTTTGGAGCCGCACCCCCTGCCAGTTCTGCCATCACTACTTCCACTCCAACATTCGGATTTGGGAAACCTGCAATCACAtctgctgcttcattttcttttaaaagtcctGTAGCTTCCGGTTTTGGATCACCTGGATTTTCAGGATTTCCAGCTCCCATGGCAGCAGGCTCTGTTGGAGCCCCAGCCTTTGGAAGTGGCAATTCTGTGGCTGGTTTTGGTAATCTAGGCTCACATTCTCACAGTGCTTTTTCCAAGTCATCCAGTGACACCTTTGGAAATAGCAGCATATCCACCTCTTTACCAGTCTCAAATGGCAGCATCACAACAGATAATGTGTTATTCACACCCAAGGATCAACTAACAGCAGAAGAACTGGAGCAGTTTCAATCCAAGAAATTTACTCTGGGAAAAATTCCATTAAAGCCACCACCTGTGGAACTTCTAAATATTTGA